Proteins encoded within one genomic window of Deinococcus budaensis:
- a CDS encoding cupin domain-containing protein, with protein MSDTTAQKVDSRHSPKGQGGQKYLVSGKSLSMRLWEDQQQGEGDEPHARPYETVGYVISGRAELHVEGSMLLLEPGNSWVVPQGARHHYKILEPFTAVEATHPPAQVHGRDE; from the coding sequence ATGTCAGACACCACTGCCCAGAAGGTCGATTCCCGCCACTCGCCCAAGGGTCAAGGCGGCCAGAAGTATCTGGTCAGCGGCAAGTCGCTCTCCATGCGGCTGTGGGAAGACCAGCAGCAGGGCGAGGGCGACGAACCCCACGCCCGCCCCTACGAGACCGTCGGGTACGTGATCTCGGGCCGCGCCGAGTTGCACGTCGAAGGCTCGATGCTGCTGCTCGAACCCGGCAACTCGTGGGTGGTGCCCCAAGGTGCCCGGCACCATTACAAGATTCTGGAACCGTTCACCGCCGTGGAGGCCACCCACCCGCCTGCCCAGGTTCACGGCCGGGACGAGTAG
- the ilvN gene encoding acetolactate synthase small subunit, with amino-acid sequence MTADHLAAPQDHLVSALVRDEPRVLTRITSLFGRRAYNIRSLSVGSTEQPGVSRMTFVVTGDRAIVEQAMKQLEKLHDVLHVVDHSLEKFVDRELVLVKVAITPESRVEVRQIAEDFRARIVDVGRRALTFEVTGDEGKVTAFIEQMRPFGILETMRTGRVALTRGSNADIPGHVYHGETRALGPLLTATAAED; translated from the coding sequence ATGACCGCCGACCACCTGGCCGCGCCGCAAGACCATCTGGTCAGCGCCCTGGTGCGCGACGAGCCGCGCGTGCTGACCCGCATCACGTCCCTGTTCGGCCGCCGCGCCTACAACATCCGCAGCCTGTCGGTCGGGAGTACCGAGCAGCCGGGAGTCAGCCGCATGACCTTCGTCGTGACCGGCGACCGCGCCATCGTCGAGCAGGCGATGAAGCAGCTCGAGAAGCTGCACGACGTGCTGCACGTGGTGGACCACAGCCTGGAGAAGTTCGTGGACCGCGAACTCGTCCTCGTCAAGGTCGCCATCACTCCCGAAAGCCGGGTGGAGGTCCGCCAGATCGCCGAGGACTTCCGCGCCCGCATCGTGGACGTGGGCCGCCGCGCGCTGACCTTCGAGGTAACGGGCGACGAGGGCAAGGTCACCGCCTTTATCGAGCAGATGCGGCCCTTCGGCATCCTGGAAACCATGCGGACGGGCCGGGTGGCCCTCACGCGCGGCTCGAACGCCGATATTCCGGGGCACGTCTACCACGGTGAGACGCGGGCGCTGGGGCCGCTGCTGACCGCCACGGCGGCAGAGGACTAG
- the ilvB gene encoding biosynthetic-type acetolactate synthase large subunit, protein MTPPNGAQALWQTLAAHGVGTVFGYPGGAIMPVYDALTLFPDIRHILARHEQGAIHAAEGWAKATGELGVCLATSGPGATNLVTGLADAMMDSVPLLAITGNVARHLMGTDAFQEADITGITLPITKHNYVVTDPNDLPRIVAEAIRIARSGRPGPVLVDIPKDVQLAAFTGEVHGPQAAPEAPAPDPHALEAAVALLKEARKPVLMVGGGAQGAAAEVTAFARAWRIPTITTLMGLGAFPASDPLWLGMPGMHGSVAANRAISEADVLVGIGLRFDDRVTGRVKDFAPQASIIHIDLDAAEISKIVRAHVPVRADAAQAARLLTERAEPLSHPDWTATLAEWRTRGEHPTHWGAAQAVRQVVARLRPQDVLSTDVGQHQMLAAQLARFEQPRRWLTSGGLGTMGFGFPAAIGAALAEPGVTSMVIAGDGGFQMTAQELATLTKYGVRNVKICVVNNSYLGMVRQWQELFHERRYSEVYLGDSNPDFLKLADAYGISGWRADNSADLEGAIDAWLAHDGSALLEVVVPNEHGVFPMVPAGAALSEMIETEPQAVQGSRA, encoded by the coding sequence ATGACCCCTCCCAACGGCGCCCAGGCCCTCTGGCAGACGCTCGCCGCGCACGGGGTCGGGACCGTCTTCGGGTATCCCGGCGGGGCGATCATGCCCGTGTACGACGCGCTCACCCTCTTCCCCGACATCCGCCACATCCTCGCGCGGCACGAGCAGGGCGCGATCCACGCGGCCGAAGGTTGGGCCAAGGCGACCGGAGAGCTGGGGGTGTGTCTGGCGACCAGCGGACCGGGCGCCACCAACCTGGTCACCGGGCTGGCCGACGCGATGATGGACTCGGTGCCGCTGCTGGCGATCACCGGCAACGTGGCCCGGCACCTGATGGGCACCGACGCCTTTCAGGAGGCGGACATCACCGGGATCACCCTCCCGATCACCAAGCACAACTACGTGGTGACCGACCCGAACGACCTGCCGCGCATCGTGGCCGAGGCCATCCGCATCGCCCGCTCGGGTCGCCCCGGCCCGGTGCTGGTGGATATTCCCAAGGACGTGCAACTCGCGGCCTTCACGGGCGAGGTTCACGGACCGCAGGCCGCGCCGGAAGCGCCTGCGCCCGACCCACACGCCCTCGAAGCCGCCGTCGCCTTGCTGAAGGAGGCCCGCAAACCCGTCCTGATGGTGGGCGGCGGTGCCCAGGGCGCCGCTGCCGAGGTCACCGCCTTCGCCCGCGCGTGGCGCATCCCCACGATCACCACCCTGATGGGCTTGGGTGCTTTTCCCGCCTCGGACCCCCTCTGGCTGGGAATGCCGGGGATGCACGGCTCGGTTGCGGCCAACCGCGCGATCTCCGAAGCCGACGTGCTGGTCGGCATCGGCCTGCGCTTTGACGACCGGGTGACGGGGCGGGTCAAGGACTTCGCCCCTCAGGCCAGCATCATCCACATCGACCTCGACGCCGCCGAGATCAGCAAGATCGTGCGGGCGCACGTGCCGGTGCGCGCCGACGCCGCGCAGGCCGCCCGGCTGCTGACCGAGAGGGCTGAGCCGCTGAGCCATCCCGACTGGACCGCCACCCTGGCCGAGTGGCGCACGCGCGGCGAGCATCCCACCCACTGGGGCGCGGCGCAGGCGGTGCGGCAGGTGGTGGCCCGCCTCCGCCCGCAGGACGTCCTCAGCACCGACGTGGGCCAGCACCAGATGCTCGCCGCCCAGCTCGCCCGCTTCGAGCAGCCCCGCCGCTGGCTGACCTCGGGCGGGCTGGGCACCATGGGCTTCGGCTTTCCGGCTGCCATCGGCGCGGCGCTGGCCGAACCCGGCGTGACCAGCATGGTGATCGCCGGAGACGGCGGCTTTCAGATGACCGCCCAGGAACTCGCCACCCTGACCAAGTACGGCGTCCGCAACGTCAAGATCTGCGTCGTGAACAATTCGTACCTGGGCATGGTCCGCCAGTGGCAGGAACTCTTCCACGAGCGCCGCTACTCGGAGGTCTACCTGGGCGACTCCAACCCCGATTTCCTGAAGCTGGCGGACGCCTACGGCATCTCCGGCTGGCGGGCCGACAACTCGGCCGATCTGGAAGGCGCCATCGACGCCTGGCTGGCCCACGACGGCAGCGCCCTGCTGGAGGTCGTGGTCCCCAACGAGCACGGCGTCTTCCCGATGGTGCCCGCCGGTGCGGCGCTGAGCGAGATGATCGAGACCGAACCCCAGGCCGTGCAGGGGAGTCGCGCATGA
- a CDS encoding glycoside hydrolase family 2 protein, producing MTDPFSSVPPTGSADPAPHPRPQLTRERWEDLGGVWQFAHDDEDRGLGERWFERGEAFDQQIVVPFPPESRASGLRASGYHPVVWYSRTVRVAPEDRAGRVLLHFGAVDYRAQVWVNGRLVAEHEGGHTPFTAEITPALGPEDTQRVVVRAQDDPLDLAQPRGKQDWEEAPHAIWYHRTTGIWQPVWLEAVPPTHIAGLRWTPDVERGRLGLHVRLNELPRQDLRVRVRLSLRGERLADDTYALGGREVERQIELGVQRVQARRKELLWSPRRPNLIDARLTLLDEDGAVVDEVGSYVGLRSAGVRDGRFQLNGSPYYLRMVLAQNYWPESHLAAPSEGALRREVELVKELGFNGIRIHQKVEDPRFLYWCDRLGLLVWGEMANAYVFTPEAQRRLTREWLDVLERDHNHPCVVTWVPVNESWGVPNLEGDPAQRAFVRGLYHLTRSLDPSRPVIGNDGWEIVEGDILGVHDYALDGATLRERYGSEEALEHTLRAVQPARRNFYLAGHHRQGEPVMLTEFGGLSHAPGESERWWGYGTLPDTDALLSRYEELLSAVLDSPVIAGFCYTQLTDTEQETNGLLREDRTHKLDPGRVRAITTRVSRAVQHDVLQEIHALADERRLEQLRGAAEQAAAPAED from the coding sequence ATGACTGACCCCTTCTCCAGCGTCCCGCCCACCGGCTCCGCCGACCCCGCGCCGCATCCGCGCCCGCAACTCACCCGCGAGCGCTGGGAAGACCTGGGCGGCGTCTGGCAGTTCGCCCACGACGACGAGGACCGGGGCCTGGGGGAGCGCTGGTTCGAGCGCGGCGAGGCCTTTGACCAGCAGATCGTGGTGCCGTTTCCCCCCGAGAGCCGGGCCAGCGGGCTGCGGGCCAGCGGCTACCACCCGGTCGTGTGGTATTCGCGCACGGTGAGGGTGGCCCCGGAGGACCGCGCGGGCCGCGTGCTGCTGCATTTCGGGGCGGTGGACTACCGGGCGCAGGTGTGGGTGAACGGGCGCCTGGTGGCCGAGCACGAAGGCGGGCACACGCCCTTTACGGCCGAGATCACGCCCGCGCTGGGGCCGGAGGACACGCAGCGAGTCGTGGTCCGCGCCCAGGACGACCCCCTGGACCTCGCGCAGCCGCGCGGCAAGCAGGACTGGGAGGAGGCCCCGCACGCGATCTGGTACCACCGCACGACCGGCATCTGGCAACCGGTGTGGCTGGAGGCCGTGCCGCCCACCCACATCGCGGGGCTGCGCTGGACGCCCGACGTGGAGCGCGGGCGGCTGGGCCTGCACGTCCGGCTGAACGAGCTGCCCCGGCAGGACCTGCGGGTGCGCGTGCGCCTGAGCCTGCGGGGCGAGCGGCTGGCGGACGACACCTACGCGCTGGGGGGCCGCGAGGTGGAGCGCCAGATCGAGTTGGGGGTGCAGCGCGTCCAGGCGCGGCGCAAGGAGCTGCTGTGGTCCCCCCGGCGCCCCAACCTGATCGACGCCCGCCTCACCCTGCTGGACGAGGACGGCGCGGTGGTGGACGAGGTGGGCAGCTACGTGGGCCTGCGCAGCGCCGGGGTCCGCGACGGCCGATTTCAGCTCAACGGCTCGCCCTACTACCTGCGGATGGTGCTGGCGCAGAACTACTGGCCCGAGTCGCACCTCGCCGCGCCCTCGGAAGGGGCACTGCGGCGCGAGGTCGAACTTGTCAAGGAACTCGGCTTCAACGGCATCCGCATCCACCAGAAGGTGGAAGACCCGCGCTTCCTGTACTGGTGCGACCGGCTGGGCCTGCTGGTGTGGGGCGAGATGGCGAACGCCTACGTCTTTACCCCGGAAGCGCAGCGCCGCCTGACCCGCGAGTGGCTGGACGTGCTGGAACGCGACCACAACCATCCCTGCGTGGTGACCTGGGTGCCCGTCAACGAGAGCTGGGGGGTGCCCAACCTGGAAGGGGACCCGGCGCAGCGGGCTTTCGTGCGCGGGCTGTACCACCTGACGCGGTCGCTGGACCCCAGCCGCCCGGTGATCGGCAACGACGGCTGGGAGATCGTGGAGGGAGACATCCTGGGCGTCCACGACTACGCCCTGGATGGGGCGACCCTGCGCGAGCGCTACGGCTCCGAAGAGGCGCTGGAACACACCCTGCGGGCGGTGCAGCCCGCGCGGCGCAACTTCTACCTCGCCGGGCACCACCGTCAGGGCGAACCCGTGATGCTGACCGAATTCGGCGGCCTGAGCCACGCGCCGGGCGAGTCCGAGCGCTGGTGGGGCTACGGCACCCTGCCCGACACGGACGCGCTGCTCTCGCGCTACGAGGAACTGCTCTCGGCCGTGCTCGACAGCCCCGTGATCGCGGGCTTCTGCTACACCCAGCTCACCGACACCGAGCAGGAGACCAACGGCCTGCTGCGCGAGGACCGCACCCACAAGCTCGACCCCGGGCGGGTGCGGGCGATCACCACCCGCGTTTCCCGCGCCGTGCAGCACGACGTGCTTCAGGAAATCCACGCCCTGGCCGACGAGCGGCGCCTGGAGCAGCTGCGGGGGGCCGCCGAGCAAGCCGCCGCCCCCGCCGAGGACTGA
- a CDS encoding phytanoyl-CoA dioxygenase family protein produces MTTTPEPRPTQTPYDVPAIMAGLYGDGIIGLKGAFPREWVARLGEELPVLYREALARPGGAVGRGTNRHYVEIHPEDISGFLDLVTHPWVRTVCESVLGPNYKIVEIGFDVPNPGAKDQPWHRDFRAGPETLIDRRLNSLAFNLTTVDVEEDMGPFEIAPGTQWDDPSEYDHGMFPPVSLFPRYQALAQRKLPKMGDISVRSALTIHRGTANTSQKPRPVLVLGVDAPGAGHDEFHDLHFTRGYYERLPQEVKDHLICRVVDELEPIVQGHTIEGLMMGDA; encoded by the coding sequence ATGACCACGACCCCTGAACCCCGGCCCACCCAGACCCCCTACGACGTGCCCGCCATCATGGCCGGGCTGTACGGCGACGGCATCATCGGCCTGAAAGGCGCTTTCCCGCGCGAGTGGGTCGCCCGGCTCGGGGAGGAACTCCCGGTCCTCTACCGCGAGGCGCTGGCCCGGCCCGGCGGCGCCGTCGGGCGCGGCACCAACCGCCACTACGTCGAGATCCACCCCGAGGACATCAGCGGCTTTCTGGACCTCGTGACCCACCCCTGGGTGCGGACGGTCTGCGAGAGCGTGCTGGGGCCGAACTACAAGATCGTCGAGATCGGCTTCGACGTGCCCAATCCTGGCGCGAAGGACCAGCCCTGGCACCGCGACTTCCGGGCCGGACCCGAGACGCTCATTGACCGCCGCCTGAACTCGCTGGCCTTCAACCTCACCACGGTGGACGTGGAGGAGGACATGGGGCCGTTCGAGATCGCGCCGGGCACCCAGTGGGACGATCCCAGCGAGTACGACCACGGCATGTTCCCGCCGGTCTCGCTGTTTCCGCGCTATCAGGCCCTGGCCCAGCGCAAGCTGCCGAAGATGGGCGACATCTCGGTGCGGTCGGCACTCACGATCCACCGGGGCACCGCCAACACCAGCCAGAAGCCCCGGCCCGTGCTGGTGCTCGGCGTGGACGCCCCGGGCGCCGGGCACGACGAGTTCCACGATCTGCACTTCACGCGCGGGTACTATGAGCGGCTGCCGCAGGAGGTCAAAGATCACCTGATCTGCCGGGTGGTCGATGAACTCGAACCCATCGTGCAGGGCCACACCATCGAGGGCCTGATGATGGGCGACGCCTGA
- a CDS encoding class I SAM-dependent methyltransferase, which translates to MKLDLHYVDPRLVVLYDRDNPRGADTDFYLNLAAELGARRILDLGCGTGLLTRELATVGWEVGGREVTGVDPASAMLAYAWQQPGAERVRWVEGDSSALGTPDADLAIMTGNVAQVFLEEADWNATLRHLHAALRPGGHLAFESRNPEAREWEGWTREATFERTDSPDGPLECWLEVVEVEEGRVHFVGHNLFTETGEHLVVNSELRFRSQAELTQSLVGAGFTVEQVYGDWRWGPLIPASRVMVFVARRD; encoded by the coding sequence GTGAAACTTGATCTGCATTATGTGGACCCCCGCCTCGTCGTGCTGTACGACCGCGACAATCCGCGCGGGGCAGACACCGACTTTTATCTGAATCTCGCCGCCGAACTGGGCGCCCGCCGCATCCTCGACCTGGGCTGCGGCACCGGCCTGCTCACCCGCGAGCTGGCGACTGTTGGTTGGGAGGTGGGGGGCCGCGAGGTCACGGGCGTGGACCCGGCCTCCGCCATGCTCGCCTACGCGTGGCAGCAACCCGGCGCGGAGCGGGTGCGATGGGTCGAGGGGGATTCCAGTGCGCTCGGAACACCGGACGCAGACTTGGCGATCATGACCGGCAACGTCGCCCAGGTCTTTCTGGAAGAGGCCGACTGGAACGCGACCCTCCGCCACCTCCACGCGGCGCTGCGCCCCGGCGGTCACCTCGCTTTCGAGAGCCGCAACCCGGAGGCCCGCGAGTGGGAGGGGTGGACCCGCGAGGCGACGTTCGAGCGGACCGACTCGCCGGACGGCCCGCTGGAATGCTGGTTGGAGGTGGTCGAAGTGGAGGAGGGCCGAGTCCATTTCGTCGGTCACAACCTGTTCACGGAGACGGGCGAGCACCTGGTGGTGAACAGCGAACTGCGCTTCCGCAGCCAGGCCGAGCTGACCCAATCCCTGGTCGGTGCCGGGTTCACCGTCGAGCAGGTGTACGGGGACTGGCGCTGGGGACCGCTCATACCCGCGAGCCGGGTGATGGTGTTCGTCGCGCGCCGGGACTGA
- a CDS encoding 3-isopropylmalate dehydratase large subunit produces MGMTMAQKILAAHSGHAAVVPGQLIECATDLVLCHEITTPAALRMLEERGMNRVFDPSKIVAIPDHSVPAMNIKAAKMYQKLKSWVQEQGIRHFYDVGRGGIAHVVLENSGLLRPGQTLVSGDSHTCNGGALGAFATGVGSTDLAGAIYAGRVWFKVPETMLIRVTGEMQPGVTPKDLVLEVIKRIGADGANYLAMEWAGDTIDRMDMEGRFTLTNMAIEAGGKTGLIAVDDTTRAYLAARGVTPEQYTEYTSDPDAPYKVVIELDASQVEPTVAYPHIPSNGRVAGTDRIPVTHAYVGSCTNGRISDLREVAHILRGRRVADGVQMIVVPATQAIWKQAAQEGLLEVFVEAGASVSYPSCGACLGMHSGVLGPDDVCISSSNRNFVGRMGDPSAQIYLASPATVAASAVAGVISDPREYAAGGPGAAD; encoded by the coding sequence ATGGGCATGACGATGGCACAGAAGATTCTGGCGGCGCACAGCGGGCACGCGGCGGTGGTCCCGGGGCAACTGATCGAGTGCGCGACCGACCTCGTGCTGTGCCACGAGATCACCACCCCGGCGGCCCTGCGGATGCTGGAAGAACGCGGCATGAACCGGGTGTTCGACCCTTCAAAAATCGTGGCGATTCCCGACCACTCGGTCCCCGCCATGAACATCAAGGCCGCCAAGATGTACCAGAAGCTCAAGTCCTGGGTGCAGGAGCAGGGCATCCGCCACTTCTACGACGTGGGGCGCGGCGGCATCGCCCACGTGGTGCTGGAGAACAGTGGCCTGCTGCGGCCCGGGCAGACGCTGGTCAGCGGCGACTCGCACACCTGCAACGGGGGCGCGCTGGGGGCCTTTGCCACGGGCGTGGGCAGCACCGACCTCGCCGGGGCGATCTATGCGGGCCGGGTGTGGTTCAAGGTGCCGGAAACCATGCTGATCCGGGTGACCGGAGAGATGCAGCCCGGCGTGACGCCCAAAGACCTCGTGCTGGAGGTCATCAAACGCATCGGGGCGGACGGCGCGAACTACCTGGCGATGGAGTGGGCCGGGGACACCATTGACCGCATGGACATGGAGGGCCGCTTCACCCTGACGAACATGGCGATCGAGGCGGGCGGCAAGACCGGCCTGATCGCGGTGGACGACACGACGCGGGCCTACCTCGCCGCGCGGGGGGTCACGCCAGAGCAGTACACCGAATACACCTCCGACCCCGACGCGCCGTACAAGGTCGTGATCGAGCTGGACGCTTCACAGGTCGAGCCGACGGTCGCCTACCCACACATCCCCAGCAACGGGCGGGTGGCGGGCACGGACCGCATCCCGGTCACGCACGCCTACGTGGGCAGCTGCACCAACGGGCGCATCAGCGACCTGCGCGAGGTGGCCCACATCCTGCGCGGGCGCCGGGTCGCGGACGGCGTGCAGATGATCGTGGTCCCCGCCACCCAGGCGATCTGGAAGCAGGCCGCGCAAGAAGGACTGCTGGAGGTCTTCGTGGAGGCGGGCGCCAGCGTCAGCTACCCGAGCTGCGGCGCCTGCCTGGGCATGCACTCGGGCGTGCTGGGACCGGACGACGTGTGCATCTCCAGCTCCAACCGCAATTTCGTGGGCCGCATGGGCGACCCCTCGGCGCAGATCTACCTGGCCTCGCCCGCGACGGTGGCGGCGAGCGCGGTGGCGGGCGTGATCTCGGACCCGCGCGAGTACGCTGCGGGCGGGCCGGGCGCGGCGGATTGA
- a CDS encoding 3-isopropylmalate dehydratase small subunit, with product MPRVHVFGRDHINTDEIIPARHLTSDVESELAPYAMEDYDPSFVRRVQPGDLVVAGADFGCGSSREHAVWALRGAGVGAVIAPNFARIFYRNAINNGFLALECAGIVDAFEDGDEADLDLAGGTVTNRRSGQQLTFVPVPQFALDVQRAGGWLEYMREQDAVAAGTLNTPSTEAGHGHPGSPTPQEDPHA from the coding sequence ATGCCCCGAGTCCACGTCTTTGGCCGCGACCATATCAACACCGACGAGATCATTCCCGCGCGGCACCTCACCAGCGACGTGGAGAGTGAGCTGGCCCCCTACGCGATGGAGGACTACGACCCCAGCTTCGTGCGGCGGGTGCAGCCGGGCGACCTCGTGGTGGCGGGGGCCGACTTCGGGTGCGGCTCCAGCCGCGAACACGCGGTCTGGGCGCTGCGCGGGGCGGGCGTGGGGGCCGTGATCGCGCCCAACTTCGCCCGCATCTTCTACCGCAACGCGATCAACAACGGCTTTCTGGCGCTGGAATGCGCGGGCATCGTGGACGCCTTCGAGGACGGCGACGAGGCCGATCTCGACCTCGCGGGCGGCACCGTTACCAACCGCCGCAGCGGCCAGCAGCTCACCTTCGTGCCGGTGCCGCAGTTCGCGCTGGACGTGCAGCGGGCGGGCGGCTGGCTGGAATACATGCGCGAGCAGGACGCGGTGGCCGCCGGAACCCTGAACACCCCCAGCACCGAGGCCGGACACGGCCACCCCGGTAGCCCCACCCCCCAGGAGGACCCCCATGCCTAA
- the leuB gene encoding 3-isopropylmalate dehydrogenase, translating into MPKIVTLPGDGIGPEVTAAAVEVLREVAPDLTIEEHLIGGAAIEQTGEPFPAATRGAVREADAVLLGTVGGPQDSPWNRLPRPQRPESGLLALRRLMGCYANLRPVRVLPGLEHLSPLRPELARGVDILIVRELLGGIYFDGDRRLDGDSAHNTMRYTRAEVERVARVAFWAAAQRRGRVTSVDKANVLEVSELWRSAVQDVHDRKYRDLHLNHEYVDSVAMLLVSNPGRYDVVLTENLFGDILSDLAAVIPGSLGLMPSASLGDGAGLFEPIHGSAPDIAGQGVANPAAAILSAAMLLRHGLNRPALANQIDGAVAQALRAGPTADLGGRAGTQAFTDRVLEGLQVTSGA; encoded by the coding sequence ATGCCTAAGATCGTCACGTTGCCCGGAGACGGGATCGGCCCCGAGGTCACCGCCGCCGCCGTGGAGGTGCTGCGCGAGGTCGCGCCCGACCTGACCATCGAGGAACACCTGATCGGGGGGGCCGCCATCGAGCAGACGGGCGAACCCTTCCCCGCCGCCACCCGGGGGGCCGTGCGGGAAGCCGACGCCGTGCTGCTGGGCACGGTGGGCGGCCCGCAGGACTCGCCCTGGAACCGCCTGCCGCGCCCGCAGCGGCCCGAGTCCGGCCTGCTCGCGCTGCGCCGATTGATGGGCTGCTACGCCAACCTGCGTCCGGTGCGGGTCCTGCCGGGGCTGGAGCACCTCTCGCCGCTGAGGCCCGAGCTGGCGCGCGGGGTGGACATCCTGATCGTGCGCGAGCTGCTGGGCGGCATCTACTTCGACGGCGACCGGCGGCTGGACGGCGACTCGGCCCACAACACCATGCGCTACACCCGGGCCGAGGTCGAGCGGGTGGCGCGGGTGGCGTTCTGGGCGGCGGCGCAGCGGCGGGGCCGGGTGACCAGCGTGGACAAGGCCAACGTGCTGGAGGTCTCCGAACTGTGGCGCAGCGCTGTGCAGGACGTGCACGACCGCAAGTACCGCGACCTGCACCTGAACCACGAATACGTGGACAGCGTGGCGATGCTGTTGGTGTCCAACCCCGGCCGCTACGACGTGGTTCTGACCGAGAACCTGTTCGGGGACATCCTCTCGGACCTCGCGGCGGTGATTCCGGGCAGCCTGGGCCTGATGCCCTCGGCCAGCCTGGGGGACGGGGCGGGGCTGTTCGAGCCGATCCACGGTTCGGCGCCCGACATCGCCGGGCAGGGGGTGGCGAATCCCGCCGCCGCCATTCTCAGCGCGGCCATGCTGCTGCGCCACGGGCTGAACCGCCCCGCGCTCGCCAACCAGATCGACGGCGCCGTCGCCCAGGCGCTGCGGGCCGGGCCGACCGCCGACCTGGGGGGCCGCGCGGGGACCCAGGCCTTTACCGACCGCGTGCTGGAAGGCCTCCAGGTCACCAGCGGCGCCTGA
- a CDS encoding sensor domain-containing diguanylate cyclase produces the protein MNALIPADELRRLEALARYSDLSSLPQEAFTRLATLAAQLFRVPIALVNFVAEDSTLSQACVGVDLTRLDRQVSFCAHAILQADVMVVPDARLDPRFSDNPLVGAPGGFRFYAGAPLTTADGHNIGTLCVLDTAPRAEVTDTEREALRNLAALAVDELELRRQTAVLEREALARDQLLAELRRVTRRSEALLAISSLLDLDLLPGELARHAAEQVVPLCGLDWAGLGILQGDALQVTPVWQAPGLSPELAPLLARPMPRGRGATWAVLEQGEVRFVDDYPALPSARPDLVAGGVRGAAWIPLGTFPDLGGGPETDLRYVLVAVRTRPAVWNAADRALLEAAGRSVAGGLHRRAHLDSVQRDAFHDPVTGVHNRRAFEQALAARIAGSAPFALTVLDLDGFKGVNDTQGHTQGDTLLRMFGQTLLAGVTPRGQTYRLGGDEFAVLLDSDGEQDRLLVEDQALEPVDQAVAAVRGAGFDLSGASVGVALWPHDASSGKALLHLADQRMYVHKRRRAGRQTPQPGAAPMATPVH, from the coding sequence ATGAACGCCCTGATCCCTGCCGACGAGTTGCGCCGACTTGAGGCGCTGGCCCGCTACAGCGACCTCTCTTCGCTGCCTCAGGAGGCCTTTACCCGCCTGGCGACCCTGGCGGCGCAGCTGTTCCGCGTGCCTATCGCGCTGGTCAATTTCGTGGCCGAGGACAGCACCCTCAGCCAGGCCTGCGTGGGCGTGGACCTGACCCGCCTGGACCGCCAGGTGTCGTTTTGCGCGCACGCCATCTTGCAGGCCGACGTGATGGTCGTGCCCGACGCCCGGCTGGACCCGCGCTTCTCGGACAATCCGCTGGTGGGGGCGCCGGGCGGCTTCCGCTTCTATGCCGGAGCGCCGCTGACCACCGCCGACGGGCACAACATCGGCACCCTGTGCGTGCTGGACACCGCCCCGCGCGCCGAGGTCACGGATACCGAGCGTGAGGCGCTGCGCAACCTGGCCGCGCTGGCCGTGGACGAACTCGAACTGCGCCGTCAGACCGCCGTGCTGGAGCGCGAAGCCCTGGCCCGCGACCAGTTGCTGGCCGAGCTGCGCCGCGTGACCCGCCGTTCCGAAGCGCTGCTGGCGATCTCGTCGCTGCTGGACCTCGACCTGCTGCCCGGCGAACTGGCCCGCCACGCCGCCGAGCAGGTCGTGCCGCTGTGCGGCCTCGACTGGGCGGGCCTGGGGATCCTTCAGGGGGACGCCCTTCAGGTCACGCCCGTGTGGCAGGCGCCGGGCCTGTCGCCGGAGCTGGCGCCGCTGCTCGCGCGCCCGATGCCGCGCGGACGGGGGGCGACCTGGGCCGTGCTGGAACAGGGCGAGGTCCGCTTCGTCGACGATTACCCGGCCCTGCCGAGCGCCCGCCCGGACCTGGTCGCGGGGGGCGTGCGCGGCGCCGCCTGGATTCCGCTGGGCACCTTCCCGGACCTGGGCGGCGGCCCCGAGACGGACCTGCGCTACGTGCTCGTCGCCGTGCGGACGCGCCCAGCGGTGTGGAACGCCGCCGACCGGGCGCTGCTGGAAGCGGCGGGCCGCAGCGTGGCGGGCGGCCTGCACCGCCGCGCGCACCTCGACAGCGTGCAGCGCGACGCCTTTCACGACCCGGTCACGGGCGTCCACAACCGCCGCGCTTTCGAGCAGGCCCTGGCCGCACGCATCGCGGGGTCCGCGCCCTTTGCCCTCACGGTGCTGGATCTGGACGGCTTCAAGGGGGTCAACGACACCCAGGGCCACACCCAGGGCGACACCCTGCTGCGGATGTTCGGGCAGACCCTGCTGGCGGGCGTCACCCCCAGGGGACAGACCTACCGCCTGGGCGGCGACGAGTTCGCCGTGCTGCTGGACAGCGACGGCGAGCAAGACCGCCTGCTGGTCGAGGATCAGGCGCTGGAACCGGTCGATCAGGCGGTAGCGGCGGTGCGCGGCGCCGGATTCGACCTGAGCGGCGCGAGCGTGGGCGTGGCCCTGTGGCCCCACGACGCGTCCTCCGGCAAGGCGCTGCTGCATCTGGCCGACCAGCGCATGTATGTCCACAAGCGCCGCCGCGCCGGGCGGCAGACCCCGCAGCCCGGCGCCGCCCCCATGGCCACCCCGGTCCACTGA